A genomic window from Brassica oleracea var. oleracea cultivar TO1000 chromosome C8, BOL, whole genome shotgun sequence includes:
- the LOC106311474 gene encoding uncharacterized protein LOC106311474 isoform X2, whose product MDLAAAALCIGFASLMKFSSISKKMTCELLRRAIPVNDLKGLGEFLENNKIENPAVVVHGTVGSNSTVENSRLGVFVKERASLELKKMKLFVSAVLDSSGTIIEGMASLELKKMNLIVSAVPDSSRTIIKETDSVKFEKTKLFDLAVQESKTIFVSRKGSSLVFG is encoded by the exons ATGGATCTTGCAGCAGCCGCTTTATGCATTGGCTTTGCCTCCCTAATGAAATTTTCAAGCATTAGCAAAAAGAT GACTTGTGAGCTTTTACGTCGAGCTATACCGGTGAATGACCTGAAAGGGTTGG GGGAATTTCTTGAAAATAATAAGATAGAAAACCCCGCTGTTGTGGTACATGGAACAGTTGGATCAAACTCAACGGTGGAGAACAGCCGTTTGGGTGTTTTCGTCAAGGAAAGG GCTTCACTTGAGTTAAAGAAGATGAAACTCTTTGTCTCGGCAGTACTGGACTCGAGCGGTACCATCATCGAGGGCATG GCTTCACTTGAGTTAAAGAAGATGAATCTCATTGTTTCAGCAGTACCGGACTCGAGCAGAACCATCATCAAGGAAACG GATTCAGTTAAGTTTGAGAAGACGAAGCTCTTTGATTTGGCAGTACAGGAATCTAAAACCATTTTTGTGAGCCGTAAGGGAAGTTCCTTGGTATTTG GATGA
- the LOC106311474 gene encoding uncharacterized protein LOC106311474 isoform X1: MDLAAAALCIGFASLMKFSSISKKMTCELLRRAIPVNDLKGLGEFLENNKIENPAVVVHGTVGSNSTVENSRLGVFVKERASLELKKMKLFVSAVLDSSGTIIEGMASLELKKMNLIVSAVPDSSRTIIKETDSVKFEKTKLFDLAVQESKTIFVSRKGSSLVFVASISTMIG; encoded by the exons ATGGATCTTGCAGCAGCCGCTTTATGCATTGGCTTTGCCTCCCTAATGAAATTTTCAAGCATTAGCAAAAAGAT GACTTGTGAGCTTTTACGTCGAGCTATACCGGTGAATGACCTGAAAGGGTTGG GGGAATTTCTTGAAAATAATAAGATAGAAAACCCCGCTGTTGTGGTACATGGAACAGTTGGATCAAACTCAACGGTGGAGAACAGCCGTTTGGGTGTTTTCGTCAAGGAAAGG GCTTCACTTGAGTTAAAGAAGATGAAACTCTTTGTCTCGGCAGTACTGGACTCGAGCGGTACCATCATCGAGGGCATG GCTTCACTTGAGTTAAAGAAGATGAATCTCATTGTTTCAGCAGTACCGGACTCGAGCAGAACCATCATCAAGGAAACG GATTCAGTTAAGTTTGAGAAGACGAAGCTCTTTGATTTGGCAGTACAGGAATCTAAAACCATTTTTGTGAGCCGTAAGGGAAGTTCCTTGGTATTTG TTGCTTCTATTTCCACGATGATAGGATGA